One Chitinispirillales bacterium ANBcel5 genomic window carries:
- a CDS encoding DUF3244 domain-containing protein, with protein sequence MLKVLMVSVLMFSTVRLEAAEENIVSHSVTIDGSNVMNTLSDYFFGHNYWMWAPTWGDQVSGTESLVSDLNLSLMRFGGIQVDLGYPDSVTEAVMSQFIEYCADIGAEPLVQLQIARYSTTEERVAGAVKMFNYYRTLYPVKYVAIGNEPDLYSSDHSNNPEYNAPYLSGYTVDDYCNDFNAVAEALRAIDPDIKLVGLELSHRYNQWVPQFIEQCRDNVDILSVHYYPFNAAQCTYSNARNSFSSFNTFYDNIRNLIDENADGKDIPLLIGETNISWDGDPAHSTRDASPGTFNAGLWFADYVGVSAAQHNLFSIMPWSISEGWTLGFLGANRRPKPVYHVYKMFSNNSKEHLIHIESVNPFLRVYTFKDDQENVAVFAVNWDTLSSYSLDINFTNILNDSSFNYEVPPHSVSSIVISSDFSQKEFLEYNSSMQAPTAPTTSVVQRSKGLSGGKKAGLNVSLRTEGAVLALSLQNPLSGVKVDIVDLQGRTVRSMFTGNSEAGKQIRIPLEGVPKGTYMVKIASGNEVLAQRRFVLRTGF encoded by the coding sequence GTGTTAAAAGTTCTAATGGTATCGGTTTTAATGTTCAGCACGGTAAGACTTGAAGCTGCAGAGGAAAATATTGTGTCACATTCAGTTACTATCGACGGAAGCAACGTTATGAATACGCTTTCTGACTATTTTTTTGGGCATAACTACTGGATGTGGGCTCCAACCTGGGGGGATCAGGTTAGTGGAACCGAATCTCTGGTATCTGATCTGAATCTTTCGCTGATGCGTTTTGGTGGTATCCAGGTGGATTTGGGTTATCCTGATTCGGTCACAGAAGCGGTGATGTCGCAATTTATTGAATACTGTGCGGACATTGGTGCTGAGCCTTTGGTTCAGCTGCAGATTGCCCGTTATTCCACCACTGAAGAGCGGGTGGCGGGTGCAGTGAAAATGTTCAACTACTACAGAACATTGTACCCGGTAAAATATGTTGCAATAGGTAATGAACCTGATCTCTATTCAAGTGACCATTCAAATAATCCCGAGTACAATGCACCATATCTGAGCGGTTATACAGTGGATGATTATTGCAATGATTTTAACGCAGTTGCCGAGGCATTGAGAGCTATTGATCCGGATATCAAACTAGTGGGACTTGAGCTTTCTCACAGATACAACCAGTGGGTGCCGCAGTTTATTGAACAGTGCCGGGACAATGTAGATATTCTCTCTGTACACTATTATCCTTTCAATGCTGCGCAATGTACCTACAGTAACGCGCGTAATAGTTTTTCTTCATTCAACACTTTCTATGACAATATACGTAACCTTATTGATGAGAACGCAGATGGAAAAGATATCCCACTGTTGATAGGGGAGACAAATATCTCCTGGGACGGGGACCCTGCTCATTCTACAAGGGATGCATCGCCCGGGACGTTTAATGCAGGTCTATGGTTTGCTGATTATGTTGGTGTTTCAGCTGCTCAGCATAATCTCTTCTCAATAATGCCCTGGAGCATAAGCGAGGGATGGACATTGGGATTTCTTGGTGCAAACAGAAGGCCCAAGCCGGTCTATCATGTATATAAGATGTTTTCAAATAATTCTAAAGAACATTTGATTCATATTGAAAGTGTAAACCCATTCTTAAGAGTATATACCTTCAAAGATGATCAGGAAAATGTAGCTGTTTTCGCGGTAAACTGGGATACACTTTCCTCCTACAGTCTTGATATAAACTTTACCAACATCCTTAATGATTCCTCCTTTAATTATGAAGTACCACCTCACTCCGTCTCTTCCATTGTAATCTCCTCAGACTTTTCTCAAAAAGAGTTTTTGGAGTACAATTCATCGATGCAAGCTCCTACAGCTCCTACAACTTCTGTTGTTCAGAGAAGTAAGGGCCTTTCGGGAGGTAAAAAGGCTGGTTTGAATGTTTCTTTGCGTACTGAGGGGGCGGTGTTAGCACTTTCTTTGCAAAATCCACTTAGTGGGGTGAAAGTAGATATAGTCGATCTGCAGGGACGAACTGTGCGCTCTATGTTTACAGGAAACTCCGAAGCCGGTAAACAGATACGAATACCGCTGGAGGGAGTTCCAAAAGGTACCTATATGGTAAAGATTGCTTCGGGCAATGAAGTGCTCGCCCAAAGAAGATTTGTTCTTAGAACAGGTTTTTAG
- a CDS encoding SEC-C metal-binding domain-containing protein — MHSISDFIDEYIGSEYFLLSQCRADNSGEILHLFFKNLNDEFSFETVKRALNHIGRLQLSLETRKNAPDLVISYLHFTGSTGRDPRALDLIEYVEGSKDRYLSSFREDGTIRGETYSKPCAPVKRNDPCPCGSNKKFKKCCGPALL; from the coding sequence ATGCACTCTATTTCTGACTTCATTGATGAATACATTGGTTCAGAATACTTTCTTCTGAGCCAATGCAGAGCGGACAATTCAGGAGAGATTTTACATCTTTTCTTCAAGAATCTAAACGATGAGTTCTCATTTGAGACGGTTAAACGCGCCCTAAACCACATTGGCAGACTGCAGCTTTCTCTTGAAACCCGAAAGAATGCACCGGACCTTGTTATTTCCTATCTTCATTTTACCGGATCGACCGGGCGTGATCCCCGGGCATTGGATCTGATAGAGTATGTAGAAGGTAGTAAAGATCGTTACCTTTCATCGTTTAGAGAAGATGGAACAATCAGAGGTGAAACGTACAGCAAACCATGCGCTCCCGTTAAAAGAAATGACCCGTGTCCCTGCGGAAGTAATAAAAAATTCAAAAAATGCTGCGGTCCTGCACTCCTTTAA